TCTCGCGCTCGACAAGTGGCAGCACGTCGCCTACACGTACGACGGCAAGAGCGCCAAGATGTATATCGACGGCAAGCTCGACAAGGAGGAACCCGGCGCCGGGACGATTAAGACGGCAGACGCCGGAACGCCGACGCTGGATGTCGGTTGGCGCAGCGGATCCAAGGCATCGTACCTCAGCGGAATCTTGGATGACCTATGGATCTCCAACGTCGTGAAGAGCGAGAAGGAGATCAACACGCTGATGGGCGGCATCAACCTCGCCGTCGATGCGCAGGGAAAGACATCGACGACCTGGGGCGCGATAAAGGCAAGATAGGCGGATAGGGAGCACTCGAAATGGCACAGCAGCGACATGCGCTTCGGATCGCTCTCGGCGTTGCGGCGGCGCTCGCAATCGCCTCGGCAGCGAGTGCGGACGTCATCTTCCTTGCGACGTTCGATGCGGACTCCGGCACGACTGTGAAGGACGCGAAGGGCGGCTCCGGCAACGTCGTCGGCAAAGCTGCCACCGTCGACGGCAAGTTGGGCAAGGCGTTCTCGTTCGACGGTGCGACGGCGATCGCGTTCGCCAAGACCGCCGGGCTCGCCAAGGTCAAGGAACCCATGACGGTCGGCGCGTGGGTGAGACCGACCGCTTTGACGAGCTGGTCGAACATCGTCGAGATGGACGGACCTGCCGGTTCATGGAAACTCGGATTCTCCGACGCCAAGCCGGTGTGGACGACGTACCGCGTCAAGGACCACATCGGTGTCGGGCCCGTCGCTCTGAACGCGTGGAGCCACGTGGCTGCCGTGTACGATGGCGCCGCGGCGAAGCTCTATGTCAACGGGAAGCTGGACGCCGAGATCGCCGGCAGCGGCAAGATCAACGTCGACGTCGCCGACGTGCCGACACTCGACATCGGCTGGCGAAGCACGTCGAAGGCGTCGTTCTTCTCCGGCGCGATGGATGAAGTGTTCGTCGCCAACACGGCGATGTCTCCGGCGGATCTCGCGAAGGTCATGCTGGGTCTGGGCGGTGGCTCGACCGCCGTCGAGCCGTCGGGCAAGGCGTCGATGCGGTGGGCGGAACTCAAGGACGCCCGCTAGCGAGGTCACCCAGGAACGAGGACGACGGTTCGTACCGGCACGTGAAGCACGGGGAGGCACACTTCCCGTGCTTCATCGCTTCAGCGTATACTCGTCGAGTCGAGGACAAGTGCTCGGCGTCGGCAATGACTCGCTCAGGATGCCGTCCGTGCGATCCCACTTCTGTCGCTGGATGTTGCTGACCTGTACGTTCTCGCTGGTTGCCCGCATCGCCGGTGCAGGCGTCGATCTGACGATCCGCGAGCTGCGCTTCTCGAACGAGGCTCCGAGCGAAGGCGATCCCGTAACGATCACCGCTGTCGTGCGCAACGTCGGGACGGATCCGCTCACGGAGAACCGCGATGTAGACGTCTGGTTCTTCGAAGGCGATCCAGACGCCGGGGCGCTTCAGATCATGGCGATCGAGTCCCAGGCGGGTCTCAAGCCGGGCGAGGAGAAGGGCATACGGGCCCGGTTCCGCCCCAGGACGGGGCGATTCATGATCCATGCGATTGCCAATCCCGACCCCGCCACGTCGAAGGTCGAGGAGACCAGCCGCGCGAACAACGAGGCGACGCGTCCTCTGACCGTCGCCGCGCGCTCCTTCCCGTCGAGTACGCCGGAGCAGCGCCAGCAGGCGGTCGAGTCGGCGCGTCGCTGGCTCCTCGATCAACAGGGGGAGATCATCGTCCGCTGCCCCCAGGACGGCGTCGAGAATCCCGCGATTGTCCCCAACTGCATCATCTGCCGTCTGAGCCTTGCAGGACTGCCGACGACCAAGAAGCCATCGCCTGCTTGGAGTCCGACGGAGGCGGGCCCTGCAGCGACCTCGCTGGCGATCCTGACGCTGATCGCATCCGGCATGAAAGCATCTGATCCTCCCATCGCCGAAGCCTTGCGGTACCTGTTTGCCCGCGACTGGAACGCGTTCGACGTGTACGACCTCGCCGTCATCATTCCTGCGCTCGTCTCCACAGGCGACCGCGATGCGCACCTCTCGCGTGTGCGGTTCGCCGTCGATCGACTCGTCGACAAACAGCTTCGCGTCGAGAAGGGGCATGATCCACGCGATGACGGTGGTTGGGGCTATGGGCTCACGGCGGACGGCGCGCACATGCACTACGCCATCTACGCGCTCTACTCCGCGAAGCAGTGGGGAGCCGAGATTCCGCGCGTCGTATGGGAGAAGGCGGAGCACTGGGTTCGGAGCACACAGCACCATCTGGGCGGATGGAACTACAACCTCGTCGACAGCCCGTGGGCGGAGGGCCCCTACGGAAGCATGACCGCCACGGGGCTCATGGGGCTCAAGATGATCGGCGTCCTTTCAGACGATCCTGTCGCCGTGCGGGGTCTGACATGGCTGACGGACCACTACACGGTCACGAGCAATCCCGGATCGTTCAGTTGGCACAGCTACTTCCTGTTGGCGATTCAGCGCGCGATGGATACGCCCCCTGCCCAAGATCGCCTGGGAACCCACGACTGGTACGAGGAGATGGCGAACTACTTCGTCGCCAGCCAGTACCCCGACGGACGATGGGAGGAGAACGGCGACGCGTTCAACACGACTTGCTTCGGGATGTTGTTCCTGTCGCGCTACACGCCGAAGCCGTACCGTCCCGACTTGAGCGTGGTTCCCAGTTCGATCCGCATCTCTCCCAGCGCTCCGGTCGAGGGTGGACCCATGTCCATCCGGTTCACGCTGACCAACTTTGGCACGCCCATCGACTTGGTGCGCGTGGGCGTCTTCAACGGCGACCCGGCGCGGGGAGGCAAGCAGATCGTCCGTCAGGGCGTGATGTTCCCGACCGGCAGGTCGGACGCGACCGCCGATGCGAACTGGCAGGCGCCCGCGACGGGCAAGTACGACGTGTTCGTCGTCGTCGACCCGGATCACGCCGTGTCCGAATACGATCGGACCAACAACGTGGCGTCCGTTCGTGTCGACGTTGCTCCGGCGACGTCCAGCGCCGAGGAGCGGGCTCGAACGCAGCTCAAGGAGCTCTCGCCGAACGTCTACCAGATCGGAACTGTGGTACTGGACAGGAACCGTCGAGAGGTGACCGTTCCCGGCAAGACGCGTCTGACCGGCGGCTTCGTGGAATACTTCGCCGTTGGACCGCTGGGCAAGGTACACGAGTCGGTGCTGACTCTGGACGTGGAGCCGCTCCATCTCCAGACCGCGCTGCTCGCACTGGGACTTCAACCGAGCAACAACCTGCGCACGCAAGGGGATGGTCGGGTCCCCGCTGGCGATCCAGTGGACCTGAGAGTGCAATGGAAACGCGGCGGAGCGCCTGAAGACCACCGCGCCGAAGACCTGCTGGTCGATGTCGAGCGCCAGAAGCCTATGGAGGCGACCCACTGGGTGTTCACCGGAAGCCGTGTGCAGGGCAGGACGTTCATGGCGGATGCGACGCAGAGCCTCGTGGCGACGTACCGTGATCCTGACGCCATCCTGAACCATCCGCTGCCCGGAGGTTCCAACGACGAAGCGTATCGACCCAACGCCGCGCTCCTTCCCCCAATCGGCACGCCAGTAACGCTGTTGATTCGACCCTCGAATGCTCCATAGCCGATCCTGGTTCCTACGCCGAGTCGTCTGCGACACCGTTCTGTACGTCTCGACGGTCGTGGTGTGGTCGGTTGCATGTCGCGGACTCAGCCTCGGGTCGCGCCTGGAGACATCGATCATCGGCTTGGTGGCGTGCGCCGTGCTCGGCGGGCTGTGGACGGGGGCGTCCTCCGCGTTGCAGCAGACAGAATGGCGCGGCGAGATGCTGTCGATGCCCACCGTGCCGTTCGCGATTGCTCACGGACCGTACGTGTGGCGTCTGGCGAGCCTCGGGGTCGTGGGCGCGCTCGGAGGGATCGGGTCCATCGCATGGTCGTTGGCGAGCCATCAGACGGGCGTCACGTCGATGATCCGCGCGCACGCGGTGCTCGCCGCCGTCCTGCTCGCAGCCGTCGGCGTCGGAGGCACGGCGGCGGCGTGTCTCCGCTCCGACCGGGCTGCCGTTTCTATCGGGCTGATTGCCCTCACGCCGATTGTGACCGGCTTTCTTTGGATACCGTCGGCGCTTCCGGAGACCTCCGGCTGGCTGGCGGTCGCTCTCAACATCCATCCGGCGGCGGGGGTCATCTCCGCTCTGGGTCTCCAAGGCATCCTGTGGACGCCCTATTTCTACGGCAAGCTGCCGTACGCGGAGTACGCCGTGCGGATCGCATCACCCGAGGCGTTGGCTGCTGCGTGGTTGGGCGTCGGCACCGCGTTCATCGCTCTGCACGCGCTGCGCGTTCGTGCCATGCGTCTGCCGGCGCGCTGATTGCCGCACTATCGCCCGCGTGCTATTCTGCTTGCGTGGGCCCGTATCGGCCTGCGCCTGGACGATGGTAACGGCAAGAGGAGGAGTCGCCGTGTCAGGGACAGATGTGCATCGACGACGCAGGTCCCGCCGATCCGTGGCGACGACGGCGACGGCGCTTGCGTCTGTGATCGTGATGGGATGGCTTTCCGGATGCGCGAGCCCGCTGAAACAGGGCATTCAGCTCGAACAACAGGGCGAATACGCTCAAGCAATCGCCGTCTACGAGAAGATCGCTGCAACCAAGCCTGGCACCCCCGCCGCGCACCAGGCTCAGCTTCGCATCGCCGACGCGTACGCGAACAACCTGAGTCAGCCGGACAAGGCGGTCGAGGCATGGACGGCAGTCGCCTCGGCGGCTCCGAAGAGCGACGAGGGACTCACAGCGCGCTACCGCCTGGGCTTGCACCACTTCAAGGCTGAGGAGTACGACCAGGCAGCAACGCAGTTCAGCGGCGTCCTCAACGACTCGCCGATGACCAAGTTCGGCGCGGACGCTCAGCTCATGCTGGCGAAGACGTACGAAGTGGCGAACCGCCTCGAGGAAGCCGAACAGACCTACAACGCCTTCTCTCAGCTTCACGCGAACGATCCGAACGCGCCAGCGGCTTTGCTGAGCCGGGCGAAAATCCTCGAACAGACCGGCAAGCAAGCCGAGGCCGTACAGACGCTCCAGCGCGTCGTGCGCGACTTCGGAGCCAACGCAGAACTGGCTCAGCAGGTCGAGATCGCGCGCCAGCAGCTCCAAAGCCAGGGCGAGTCCGTGCCGCAGCCGGTCGTTGAGACGCCGGCGACGATGACGCGCGAGCAGCGGCTCGCCGAACGCCGCGAAGCGGTGCGACAGCGCGACCGCACAGCCGAAGCCCAGCAAGAAGCCGCGCAACAGGCGGCGACGAGTGTCTTCGGCGTCAACGCAGACGACCTGCTGCCGCAGATGGGCAGCAGCGGCGACGCTCAGGGTACCCGCTACGATGCCATGTTCATGATGGCGGTCGCCATGTACCAGTCCGAGATGTACCGCGAAGCGGGGGCGCTCTATGAGCGCGCGATCCAGTTGGCCGAGGAGGATCGGAACCGGAAGGGGGCGTGGGAGAACCTCGGATCCAGTCTGAAAGGTCTGGCGGATGTCTACGGCAAACTGGGCCTCCACGACCGCGCGACCGAGTTGATCAAGCAGGCGTTCCTCAAGGATCCCAACGTCGTCGATCAGGTGATCGACAGCGGCCTGGT
This genomic interval from Candidatus Poribacteria bacterium contains the following:
- a CDS encoding LamG domain-containing protein is translated as MAQQRHALRIALGVAAALAIASAASADVIFLATFDADSGTTVKDAKGGSGNVVGKAATVDGKLGKAFSFDGATAIAFAKTAGLAKVKEPMTVGAWVRPTALTSWSNIVEMDGPAGSWKLGFSDAKPVWTTYRVKDHIGVGPVALNAWSHVAAVYDGAAAKLYVNGKLDAEIAGSGKINVDVADVPTLDIGWRSTSKASFFSGAMDEVFVANTAMSPADLAKVMLGLGGGSTAVEPSGKASMRWAELKDAR
- a CDS encoding tetratricopeptide repeat protein encodes the protein MVTARGGVAVSGTDVHRRRRSRRSVATTATALASVIVMGWLSGCASPLKQGIQLEQQGEYAQAIAVYEKIAATKPGTPAAHQAQLRIADAYANNLSQPDKAVEAWTAVASAAPKSDEGLTARYRLGLHHFKAEEYDQAATQFSGVLNDSPMTKFGADAQLMLAKTYEVANRLEEAEQTYNAFSQLHANDPNAPAALLSRAKILEQTGKQAEAVQTLQRVVRDFGANAELAQQVEIARQQLQSQGESVPQPVVETPATMTREQRLAERREAVRQRDRTAEAQQEAAQQAATSVFGVNADDLLPQMGSSGDAQGTRYDAMFMMAVAMYQSEMYREAGALYERAIQLAEEDRNRKGAWENLGSSLKGLADVYGKLGLHDRATELIKQAFLKDPNVVDQVIDSGLVDYGAGEYQKAIDTWTSIIGISQGKDAQIFYNMALAYQKLGDTPSEVQYLERAIAANPTYRDALQNMAATLYYRAGQRKRSYVFQDAVEEKGSYATSVELASLAFKYGYYLNAQSQFNLAIRQGQTDAEKAYASAMKAVSQGRKGSGLEQATTDLAAIVAANPDNDRVRYAAGLHAVTQKDTATAEAEFKKSLELNPSNTDALTALASIYMDAGDTAAALAVYDAYLKVNPTDRAMQQVREQVKIAGSAPK
- a CDS encoding LamG domain-containing protein, which gives rise to SDILAKFDSTISVGAWVKPIALTGWTNIVEMDGPANAAWKVGFNNALLVFTTYRVKDHNGATNLALDKWQHVAYTYDGKSAKMYIDGKLDKEEPGAGTIKTADAGTPTLDVGWRSGSKASYLSGILDDLWISNVVKSEKEINTLMGGINLAVDAQGKTSTTWGAIKAR